The window TGTCATGCCGATGACACCAGCCTTGGAAGCTGCGTAGGCCAGCTGACCCTGCTGACCCTCGTAAGCAGCAATGCTCGCAGTCGTGACGATTACGCCGCTCTCACCGCCATTGGGCCTCTGATTCATGCTCATTTGCCATGCCGCCGCGCGCAAGACATGGAACGTGCCCAGCAGATTCACATCGATCACGGCTCGGAACCGATCGGGGTCGACCGGCCCATCCTTGCCGATCAGGCGGAATCCGCCGGCAATGCCTGCGCAATGCACGACGATGTCCACTCTGCCGAAGCTGCGGACTGTCGCGTCGAACGCTGAGTCGACATCCGCGGCCGAGCTGATATTCGCGGCGAGTGGAAGCCATGTCGTGCTCGGCGTTCCCGGCGGCGCTGCCAAGTCCACTGCCGCAACACGAGCGCCACGCTGCGACAGCATCTGTGCGGTGGCCTGACCCAAGCCTGCTGCGGCACCCGTGACCACGGCAACTGCTCCGGAAATCTGCATTGCTACCCCTTGTGTGTGAATGGACCCGCCTCCGGCGGGAGTGGTGTGCGAAACGAATAAATCTCGATGTGACATAAGTCTTGATTTCGGTCCCGATGCCACGTTATCCTTCCAATCGACAGGATAACAGTTCAGTCCCCCCTGAGGGTGAAGGTCGCTCTACCTGAAAGAGCTTGACCCCGTGACTGATTGAGCCCGCCGATTGCGGCGTGGACGAGTGGAGGATCCGCATGCTGTCGCATGAAGATAATGAACTTCTGACCCGAGTAGAGGGACCGGCGCCGATGGGCGCGTATCTCCGCGAGTACTGGACGCCCGCCGTGCGCTCGGAGCGGCTGATCGCCGATGGCGCTCCCGTGAAGGTTCGGCTGTTCGGAGAGAACTTCGTGGCTTTCCGGGCCACGGACGGAAACGTGGGCTTTTTGGACGAAGCGTGTCCGCACCGAGGTGCCTCGCTGGCACTTGCAAGGAATGAGGACTGCGCTCTGCGGTGCATCTACCACGGCTGGAAGATCGACGTGTCCGGCACCGTTGTGGAGGTGCCGTCCGAGCCCGCGGAGCGTCTCGAGGACATGGCCCAGAAGATCAGCGTGCGGTACTTCCCATCCAGGGAAGCCGGCGGGGTGGTCTGGGTGTATCTGGGCTTGCATGACGAACCACCGCCCTTCCCCCGGTTTCCGTTCGCTGACGTCCCGGCCGCTCATGTCCGATCGTTGGCGGCCGAAACTCACTGCAACTGGCTGCAGGCGGTGGAGGGAACGCTGGACTCCTCGCACGTGTCGATCCTCCACCAGTCGTGGTTGGGCCAGAGCAGCGGAAGTCTGGGTGAGACGGCGGAAGACTCTGCGCCGCGTTACGAATCGGATGAAACCGGATACGGCATTCGTTTCGCTGCGATCAGGCACGCCGATGCGGACCGAATGCACGTGCGGGTAACCGAGTTCGTCATGCCGTGGACGGCCTACATCCCGACCGGCGACGAAGACCGGATCGCGATCATAGGGACACCGATCGATGATGAGCATTCCCGCCAGTGGTTCATTCGGTGGAACGATGACCATCCGCTCACCGAGGACACCGACACGCACTTCTGGTATCACGATCTGACGGTTGCGCCGGATGACTTCGCCGCCCTAACGCGAGGCAAGGACAACTGGGGTCAGGACCGTGCCCTCATGTCTGACGGACACTTCTCGGGCTTCAACAACTTGGTCCTCGAGGATGTCGCGATCCAGGAGAGCCAGGGTTCGATCGTTGACCGATCTCGGGAGAAGTTGGGCACCAGCGACATTGCGGTGGTCAAAACACGCCGCCTGTTGCTGAATTCCGTTCGCTCCCACACACAGGACGGCGAGGTCTTCGGCCAAGACGATCCCCTCGCCAGGCCCGGATCCGCTGGCGTCGCGATGACCCTCGAGCAGACCGATGACTGGCGCGGTGCCGCGTCCACCGAGGCCCGATATGTCTAGCTCGGCTGGTATCGCGTTCAAGGACTGGCAAGCCATCCGCGAGCTGACCGCGACCTACAACCGGTGCTTCGACCAGTCCGATGCCGTCGGCTGGGCCGGCACCTTCCTGGAGTCGGGCCGGTTGGAGATCGTCGGGCAGGGCGTGACCTTCACCGGCCGTGAACAGCTTTCAGATTTCTGCCGGTCCAGAGGTTGGGGCATCCTGCACATGACGCTCGATCCAGCGGTGACCGTGAACGGCGATTGCGCGGAGCAACGGTGCAACCTGCTGATGTTCCGCAGGTATGAGAGCCATGAACGGCCGACGCTCCTGGCCACGGGGCGCTATTCGGACCGCCTGGTGCGGACTGAGGAAGGCTGGCTCTTCGAGGCCCGCGAGGTTCAGTTGGACGCGTCCATTGGAGACACTGCGGAGGCTTCAACATGAGCACTGACGCGTGCAGCGCCATTGGCGCGATCGGCGACCTATCCGAAACGGTGGTTGACGTTGCGGTGTTCGGTTCCGGCGCTGCAGGTCTCGCAGCCGCAGTCACGGCGGCCGAAGCCGGCTGCACGGTAGTTCTCTTCGAGAAGGCCGGGGCCGTCGGAGGCACCACCGCGAAATCCGGCGGCGTGTATTGGATTCCCAACAACCACCTCATGCGCGAGCACGGAGTCGAAGACCCGCGGGAAGGGGCCGTCGGCTACATGGCACGGGTGAGCGCCCCCGACCGTTACTCCGCCGAAGACGCCCTGCTGGGACTGACAGCCTGGGAGCACGACCACATCGTCGCCTACTACGACCTCGCCGCCGAGGCCGTCGAGTTCCTGGACACCACTGGTGCGCTCCGCTCGACCATCGAAACGGCACTGCGGTTCCCCGACTATCACATGAACCTGCCCGAACAAGGCGGCGTGTACGGCCGTGCCTTGTGCCCCGCGGATGAGCAGAATCGCCCGGCCAGCGGCGGCGATCTCATTGCTCAGCTGGCCGCTGCCGCTAGGCGCCTCGGTGTCCAGATCGTGACCGGACACGCGTTCACCGATCTGATACTCGAGGACGGTCAGGTTGTTGGTGCGGTCGTCCGCGATCTGGACAGCGCACGGGACGTGCGGGCCCGGGCGAGGCTCGGCGTAGTTCTCGCCGTCGGTGGCTTCACGCATGACGCGGAGCGTCGATCGCGGCACCTGCCCGCACGGGTCTGGGGCGGCTGCGCTGCCGGTGAGAACACAGGCGACGCGCTACCTGCCCTGGAGGCACTTGACATCCCGCTCCACAACATGGACTGCGCCTGGTGGGACGAGGTCGCCATCGAACAAACCCTTGGGGGCACAACTGAAACACGCGCAGGGATGTGGGTTGCCCCAGGTGATTCATCGCTAATCGTGGATCTTGCCGGGCGCCGCGTCGTCAACGAGAAGCTGTTTTACAGCGACCGGGCAAAGATCCACATCGGACCGGGTGCACCAGATCTACTGGTGCTGCTCTTCGACGAGCGGACGCAGCAACTGTTCTCGATGGAGCAGTTCGCCTACCCGCTTGTGCTGCCCGGCGAGTCCGCGACGCATCTCGTGTCGGGCGACAGCTGGGAGGGATTGTCGGCGAACCTCGTCGATCGACTGCTGTCGCTGCAACCGGCCACCGGCGGTGCCCGGTTGAGCAGAGATTTCACGGCAAATCTGGCCGTCACCATCGACCGGTTCAATGACCTGGCAGCAATGGGAATCGACACCGACCATGGACGTGGTGCCGAACCGATCGAGGTGTTCTTCACCGGTCAGCCGCGCGCAGGGGGCGGCCCGAACCCGGTGATGGCGCCGCTCAGCGCGGAAGGGCCTTTCTTTGCGGTGCTGATAGGGCTCGGGACGCTCGATACCAAGGGCGGCCCGCGCACTACAAGCGCCGGCCAAGTGCTTGGCCTGGACGGCGTCCCGGTGGACGGTCTCTACGCCGTGGGCAACTGCGCCGCATCGCCGTCCAACGATGGCTATTGGGCAGCAGGCGCGACTATCGGTCCGGCACTGGCGTTCGGCTACGGTGCCGGCCGGCACCTTGCGGCTCGACTCGCCACCGGCGCGAACTCACAAGGCCAAGGAGTTACGCAGTGACCTTCATCATCGGAGCGCCGTGCGTGGACATCATGGACCGCTCCTGCCTGCAGGAATGTCCTGTCGACTGCATTTACGAAGGCGGCCGCAAGCTGTACATCAACGCAAATGAATGCATCGATTGCGGGGCGTGCGAGCCGGCCTGCCCGGTCGAGGCAATTGCCTCAGACCGGGACGAGGACGAGGACTTCGAACCGTTCATCGTGGACTCCGTCGAGTTCTTCCAATCCGTACTGCCAGGACGCGATAAACCAATCGGTTCGCCGGGCGGCGCAAAAAGTATCGGCCCCGTGCCCGCGGATGGCAGTTACGTGCGCGCGATGCCCAATACCGGTTCCAACCCGTAACTGCGACACCAAATCGCAACCGACCACAAGAAAAGAGATACACGATGACCAAAGTGACAGTCGTCAGCGCGCACGGCATGGACTGGGTGTGGCGCACCGGCGGGACAATTCTCAACTACGTCAAGGCGGGCGCCGACGTGACCGTCGTCTGCCTGTCGATGGGGGAGCGAGGCGAGTCTGCCTCGGCGTGGGCTGAGGCAGACCAGACGGCAGATCGCGTGCGAGAGATTCGACTGGGGGAGGCACAGATGGCTGCCGCTGTTGCCGGGGTCGAGCTGCGGACCTATGACTGGGGTGACTACCCGATGGTCATCAATGATGACCGTCGGCTCGAGATGGTTCGGCTGCTGCGAGAGCTGCGACCGGACATCGTGCTCACCCACGGCCGCACGGACCCCAACAACCCGGATCATGTGGCCACCGCGCGACTCGTGGAGGACGCAGCAATCTGGGCTCGCGCGCACGGGCGACTTCCGGAAGCGAAGCGATTCGTCGCGCGCCAGATCCACGGCTACGAACCGGAGTTCCCCGAGTTTTGCGATTTCAAGCCGGATACGTACATCGATATCAGCGACGTCGCCGACCAGAAGCTCGAGATGATGCAGTGTTCGCAGGTCCAGCAGTTCATGATCGAGGTCTACGACCAGCGGGCCCGCTACCGGGCAATCATGGCCGGGCTCTTGTTGGACCGAAAGGTCACTCACGCAGAGGCGTTCGAGAGCTTCCTGCCCGCAGCCGGGGATCTGTTCCGATGACCAACCATCTCATCAGCCCGTCCATTGTCGACTACGTCGACCGTCGCGCAGGATCTCTCGCGGCAGCGTTCGCCGAGCTCGGCGTCGCGACCGTACACGAGTCGCAAGGTCGTAGCGGACTCATGGACCACTCGATCAAGCCACTCGTCGAGGGTTCCCGCGCCGCCGGCCCGGCCGTCACCTGTCTGAACCAGCCCGGAGATAATCTGATGCTGCTGGCCGCCTTGGACCTGTGTCAGGAGGGTGACGTTCTGGTCGTCGCCAACCTGGCGCCGTCGACGTCCGGAATGGTGGGCGAGATCATCACCAGCATCCTCATCGCGCGCGGTGCCGCAGGTCTCGTCGTGGACGCAGGCGTGCGGGATGTCCGCGAGTTGCGCCGGCTCTCTCTACCGGTCTGGGCGAAAACGGTCTCTGCGTCAGGAACCACCAAGGGCGGCCCTGGCTGGGTGAATACTCCGGTCGTCGCAGGCGGCACCACGGTGCGGCCAGGTGATGTCGTCGTCGCTGATGACGACGGAGTGGTCGTCGTTCCCCTCGCGTCGGCCGAAGAGGTCCTGGGGCGAGCCCGGGCCAGGGTCGAACGTGAGGCCGCGCTGCTGAAGGACATTGCCGCCGGCGGGTGGCAGGGGCTCTCTCCCGAATTGCGTGAGCAGCTACGCAAACTCGGCGTCCATCGAGTGCCCTCGCCGCACTAGACCGTCCCATTCGACATCCCGACCGAGAGGCATAATCATGCGTCTGTGTTCCTTCCTGTCCGACGGACTGACACACGTCGGCGTAGTCGATGCTGACGATTCAGTCATCGACATCACCCGACTGTCCGGATCGCATACCGATGATCTGCCCCTGACCATGTCGGGATGGGTCGAACTCGGCATCAATGGGATCGAGCGTCTCAGACAAATCTGTGAACAAAACGGATCGGACCACGTCGTCGGGAAGGTCGGCGATCTCGAGCTCGTCGCGCCCATGGGCCGCCTTCCCCGAAATGTCATCTGCGTCGGCGTCAACTATCGCGAGCACATCGAGGAGTCGGAGCGAGCTGTGGGTGAGATCGAGGTGCCCGATGTGCCGGTGTATTTCACCAAGGACGTGCGCAGCATCTGCGGGCCCTTCGACGATATTGCGTCCGACGACCGAATCAGCACACAACTGGACTGGGAAGTCGAGTTGGCAGTGATCATCGGGCGGGGTGGTCGCGGTATCCGGTCTGTGGACGCCCTCGAGCACGTTTTCGGATATGCGGTGCTCAACGACGTCAGTGCCAGGGATGTGCAGCTCTCCAGAAACCAATGGTGGAAGGGCAAGAGCATCGAAGGTTCGTCACCGCTTGGACCGTTCGTCGTCACTCGCGACGAGATCCCGGATCCTCAGGATCTTGAGCTGAGGTGCTGGGTCGACGGCGTCGAGAAGCAACGGTCCCGAACCAACCTGATGATTCACGACGTCGCCGCGTTGATTTCGGATCTGAGCCGAACCTTGACGTTGGAGCCCGGGGATGTCATCAGCACCGGAACGCCGGCCGGCGTCGGGTTGGCCAGGACTCCCCAAGAGTGGCTGCGCCCCGGATCCGTGTTGGAGAGCGAGATCACGGGTCTCGGCCGACAGCGAAACCGCATCATCGAACTTGGAGAATGAAGGCAAATGGCAAATCTTGTAGGTGTTTTCGGGACCTCACACAGCCCCGCGTTGATCGCACCAGTCTCTGACTGGCCGGCGCTCGAGCCGCGCATCCCGCGTCCATCCCTCGCGCATCTGCGCGGACACGTGCGCGACTCCTGGGACGAGCACCAGACACGCTTCGACAGTGCGATGACGCGATTGCGTGCCTCCATTCTGGCGGTCGAGCCGGATGTGCTCCTGATCGTCGGCAGCGACCAGGGCGAAAACTTTGGGCCGCGGTCCGCCCCGGTGTTCGAGATGTTCTTGGCGGACCATCTCGATGCCAGCGCCGCCAACCGGCGGGACGAGGGACCCGACCTATTCCGGGTCTCCATGCCGATTGCCCGCGACCTCGGCCTCGGAATCCTGAACCATCTGTGCGACAACGGGTTCGATGTCGCTCACACATCGGAGACCTCGGACGACTACGGTGTCGGCCATGCGATCACGTGGCCGCTGAGGTTCCTCGATCTCATGGACTCCGAGCTTGCGCTGCTGCCGGTCGTGACCAATGTGTGGAATCTGCCGAATGTGCCAGGGGTGCGCCGGTGCGTGGCGTTCGGCCAAGAACTGCGCGAGGCGATCAACGCGGTCCCCTCTCAAGCGAGGGTCGCGGTGCTGGCGTCGGGGGGCCTGAGTCATCTCGTGCTGGATGAGGAGTTGGACTCGCGGGTGCTGGCTGCCTTGCAATCGCGCGACCTCGAGTCATGGCACGCAATCGGGGATGACGAACTACGTCTCGCCCACGAGAAGCATGGTCTTCCGCTGCGTCTCAACGGGACGGCGGAGATCACCGACTGGATCATCGCCGACGCCTGCGCACAGGTCCCGGCGGAGATCATCGACTACGTGCCGGCGTATCGCACCGAATCCGGCTACGGGGTCGGCATGTGCTTCGCCCAATGGGGCCTTCCGGCCTGATCTGCAAAACCCTTCAACGAACCTGGAGAGAACTCATGTATGCCGCCCTACCCGACGATCACGTCGAGCTACAGCGATCCGTCAGGCGATTCGCGCAGACGGTGGTCAAGCCGCGCGCTATGGAGATCGACCGCCAGAACGAGTATCCG of the Rhodococcus sp. OK302 genome contains:
- the fdxA gene encoding ferredoxin; amino-acid sequence: MTFIIGAPCVDIMDRSCLQECPVDCIYEGGRKLYINANECIDCGACEPACPVEAIASDRDEDEDFEPFIVDSVEFFQSVLPGRDKPIGSPGGAKSIGPVPADGSYVRAMPNTGSNP
- a CDS encoding FAD-dependent oxidoreductase; this encodes MSTDACSAIGAIGDLSETVVDVAVFGSGAAGLAAAVTAAEAGCTVVLFEKAGAVGGTTAKSGGVYWIPNNHLMREHGVEDPREGAVGYMARVSAPDRYSAEDALLGLTAWEHDHIVAYYDLAAEAVEFLDTTGALRSTIETALRFPDYHMNLPEQGGVYGRALCPADEQNRPASGGDLIAQLAAAARRLGVQIVTGHAFTDLILEDGQVVGAVVRDLDSARDVRARARLGVVLAVGGFTHDAERRSRHLPARVWGGCAAGENTGDALPALEALDIPLHNMDCAWWDEVAIEQTLGGTTETRAGMWVAPGDSSLIVDLAGRRVVNEKLFYSDRAKIHIGPGAPDLLVLLFDERTQQLFSMEQFAYPLVLPGESATHLVSGDSWEGLSANLVDRLLSLQPATGGARLSRDFTANLAVTIDRFNDLAAMGIDTDHGRGAEPIEVFFTGQPRAGGGPNPVMAPLSAEGPFFAVLIGLGTLDTKGGPRTTSAGQVLGLDGVPVDGLYAVGNCAASPSNDGYWAAGATIGPALAFGYGAGRHLAARLATGANSQGQGVTQ
- a CDS encoding SDR family oxidoreductase, which translates into the protein MQISGAVAVVTGAAAGLGQATAQMLSQRGARVAAVDLAAPPGTPSTTWLPLAANISSAADVDSAFDATVRSFGRVDIVVHCAGIAGGFRLIGKDGPVDPDRFRAVIDVNLLGTFHVLRAAAWQMSMNQRPNGGESGVIVTTASIAAYEGQQGQLAYAASKAGVIGMTLPAARELAKYGIRCATIAPGAFETTLTTDLPDALQQQLTSSVAYPPRLGKPAEFAELACAIITNEMLNGEVIRLDAGARLSKR
- a CDS encoding nuclear transport factor 2 family protein is translated as MSSSAGIAFKDWQAIRELTATYNRCFDQSDAVGWAGTFLESGRLEIVGQGVTFTGREQLSDFCRSRGWGILHMTLDPAVTVNGDCAEQRCNLLMFRRYESHERPTLLATGRYSDRLVRTEEGWLFEAREVQLDASIGDTAEAST
- a CDS encoding fumarylacetoacetate hydrolase family protein, whose amino-acid sequence is MRLCSFLSDGLTHVGVVDADDSVIDITRLSGSHTDDLPLTMSGWVELGINGIERLRQICEQNGSDHVVGKVGDLELVAPMGRLPRNVICVGVNYREHIEESERAVGEIEVPDVPVYFTKDVRSICGPFDDIASDDRISTQLDWEVELAVIIGRGGRGIRSVDALEHVFGYAVLNDVSARDVQLSRNQWWKGKSIEGSSPLGPFVVTRDEIPDPQDLELRCWVDGVEKQRSRTNLMIHDVAALISDLSRTLTLEPGDVISTGTPAGVGLARTPQEWLRPGSVLESEITGLGRQRNRIIELGE
- a CDS encoding PIG-L deacetylase family protein — translated: MTKVTVVSAHGMDWVWRTGGTILNYVKAGADVTVVCLSMGERGESASAWAEADQTADRVREIRLGEAQMAAAVAGVELRTYDWGDYPMVINDDRRLEMVRLLRELRPDIVLTHGRTDPNNPDHVATARLVEDAAIWARAHGRLPEAKRFVARQIHGYEPEFPEFCDFKPDTYIDISDVADQKLEMMQCSQVQQFMIEVYDQRARYRAIMAGLLLDRKVTHAEAFESFLPAAGDLFR
- a CDS encoding 4-carboxy-4-hydroxy-2-oxoadipate aldolase/oxaloacetate decarboxylase, encoding MTNHLISPSIVDYVDRRAGSLAAAFAELGVATVHESQGRSGLMDHSIKPLVEGSRAAGPAVTCLNQPGDNLMLLAALDLCQEGDVLVVANLAPSTSGMVGEIITSILIARGAAGLVVDAGVRDVRELRRLSLPVWAKTVSASGTTKGGPGWVNTPVVAGGTTVRPGDVVVADDDGVVVVPLASAEEVLGRARARVEREAALLKDIAAGGWQGLSPELREQLRKLGVHRVPSPH
- a CDS encoding Rieske 2Fe-2S domain-containing protein, which translates into the protein MLSHEDNELLTRVEGPAPMGAYLREYWTPAVRSERLIADGAPVKVRLFGENFVAFRATDGNVGFLDEACPHRGASLALARNEDCALRCIYHGWKIDVSGTVVEVPSEPAERLEDMAQKISVRYFPSREAGGVVWVYLGLHDEPPPFPRFPFADVPAAHVRSLAAETHCNWLQAVEGTLDSSHVSILHQSWLGQSSGSLGETAEDSAPRYESDETGYGIRFAAIRHADADRMHVRVTEFVMPWTAYIPTGDEDRIAIIGTPIDDEHSRQWFIRWNDDHPLTEDTDTHFWYHDLTVAPDDFAALTRGKDNWGQDRALMSDGHFSGFNNLVLEDVAIQESQGSIVDRSREKLGTSDIAVVKTRRLLLNSVRSHTQDGEVFGQDDPLARPGSAGVAMTLEQTDDWRGAASTEARYV